In the genome of Acidimicrobiia bacterium, one region contains:
- a CDS encoding phosphoglycerate mutase family protein yields MGGRRLILLRHAQAGERGSHHPDRERPLSAEGLRQARDLVNTIGPLGPRRILSSPYTRCLQTVEPLARANGVKVEAIDDLGEGGRPIRLLKRLDDWDGVLMCSHGDELAELVSHFVGLGAPLEEALPIRKGAAWVLKIVKGKVVRGRYVPPPG; encoded by the coding sequence GTGGGCGGACGGCGGCTGATCCTGCTGCGCCATGCCCAGGCGGGCGAGCGCGGCAGCCACCACCCCGATCGAGAGCGACCTCTCTCCGCCGAGGGTCTACGACAGGCCCGGGATCTCGTGAACACGATCGGCCCCTTGGGGCCGCGCCGGATCTTGAGCAGCCCCTACACCCGGTGCCTGCAGACCGTCGAACCGCTAGCCCGCGCCAACGGGGTGAAGGTGGAGGCGATCGATGATCTGGGAGAGGGCGGTCGCCCGATCAGGCTGCTGAAGCGCCTCGACGACTGGGACGGAGTCCTGATGTGCAGCCATGGAGACGAGCTGGCGGAGCTGGTGAGCCACTTCGTCGGCCTGGGTGCACCCCTCGAGGAGGCGCTGCCCATCCGCAAGGGGGCCGCTTGGGTGCTGAAGATCGTCAAGGGGAAGGTGGTGCGGGGCCGCTACGTTCCGCCACCCGGCTGA